Proteins found in one Sulfurimonas sp. genomic segment:
- the pilO gene encoding type 4a pilus biogenesis protein PilO, whose translation MNIEDLLHKIDSSLKDKSEKDVKLTYAMVAFAIFGFAYLFWDSSANDFTKVQNEIKSIQSKINTDKAYLAANPQAVIVQLESDIRKTQTEMLDYKDKNNYIKHKIETISSLIYDERTWGKYINSIAYNAKIYNVKIKEFSNEYVNSNESFGHMLNLDISLTGTFKNTLKFINSLEKSELVVDIHDLEIKAKDTLDTNIKLSVWGITY comes from the coding sequence ATGAATATAGAAGATTTATTACATAAAATAGACTCATCTTTAAAAGATAAAAGTGAAAAAGATGTAAAACTGACATATGCAATGGTTGCATTTGCCATCTTTGGATTTGCTTATCTTTTTTGGGATAGTTCGGCAAATGATTTTACTAAAGTTCAAAATGAGATTAAGTCTATACAGTCAAAAATAAATACAGATAAAGCTTATTTAGCTGCAAATCCTCAAGCTGTTATAGTACAACTTGAGAGTGATATCAGAAAAACTCAAACTGAGATGTTAGACTATAAAGATAAAAATAACTATATAAAACATAAGATCGAAACTATTTCATCACTTATATATGATGAGAGAACATGGGGTAAGTATATAAACTCTATAGCATATAATGCGAAGATTTACAATGTTAAGATTAAAGAATTCTCTAATGAATATGTTAATAGCAATGAATCTTTTGGTCATATGCTTAACCTAGACATAAGTCTGACAGGTACTTTCAAAAATACTCTTAAGTTTATTAACTCACTTGAAAAAAGTGAACTCGTTGTAGATATTCATGACTTAGAAATTAAAGCTAAGGATACTTTAGATACAAATATCAAACTTTCTGTATGGGGGATCACTTACTAA
- the mshL gene encoding pilus (MSHA type) biogenesis protein MshL, which yields MKLLQKIAFSALLSTLLSLQVNADCSYELFSVSSAKDTKIADFIDQLSDQCEFSVIVSDPHAQKFMDTPLNKTHLKNLTITEVLDIILLENNLSYKLENNLLKISYLTTKVFPIDYILSQRKATASTDVTLSSSNSQASGGGQSGGQEGVAGGTSSTAQSGIKIETNDEVKFWEQLDLELQQVLNRPEDLYIASSPIINKNAGLITVTATAKQMKRLESYLKKLQEKVQLQVLIDVQLLSVTMSEGKTTGVDWSQLYKLQNIDISLDTKHIRNVTKFDQDSNQITEGAYNLGKDIASIISIEADVSLNEVVKFLQTQGDVSSISNPKVLTLNNQPALITAGTEYFYKVKSSTNQQGSGGGVAATTQEESVESVFAGVLLNITPEISDDDTITLKINPSLSETRSDLSQSTSVDRVMPPDLNRRQLSSVVTVKSGNRIILGGLINTRNNQDSNKVPILGDIPGLSYLFRYESSSKQVEELVIVIETHIIEKSNNDLSLADLGYQGITNELVNDSRKSITKEIDSLEKEENEI from the coding sequence ATGAAATTACTACAGAAAATTGCATTCAGTGCTCTACTAAGTACACTCTTGTCACTACAGGTAAATGCTGATTGTTCTTATGAACTTTTTAGTGTTAGCTCTGCTAAAGATACAAAGATTGCAGACTTTATTGATCAACTAAGTGATCAATGTGAATTCAGTGTTATTGTATCAGACCCGCATGCGCAAAAGTTTATGGATACACCATTAAATAAAACACATCTAAAAAATCTAACTATAACAGAAGTGCTAGATATAATATTATTAGAAAACAACCTATCATATAAATTAGAAAACAACCTACTAAAAATTTCATATCTAACTACAAAAGTTTTTCCAATAGACTATATTTTATCACAAAGAAAAGCAACAGCTTCAACTGATGTTACACTTAGTTCATCAAACTCTCAAGCTTCAGGTGGCGGGCAATCAGGTGGTCAAGAAGGAGTTGCAGGTGGTACATCATCTACAGCCCAATCTGGTATTAAAATTGAGACAAATGATGAAGTTAAATTCTGGGAACAACTTGATTTAGAATTACAACAAGTTCTAAACCGCCCTGAAGATCTATATATCGCATCTTCACCAATCATCAATAAAAATGCAGGTCTAATTACAGTAACTGCCACGGCTAAGCAGATGAAAAGGCTTGAATCATATCTTAAAAAATTACAAGAAAAAGTACAATTACAGGTTTTAATCGATGTTCAACTTTTATCTGTAACAATGAGTGAAGGTAAAACTACCGGTGTAGATTGGTCACAACTATATAAATTACAAAATATAGATATATCTCTTGATACTAAACATATAAGAAATGTTACAAAATTTGATCAAGACTCGAATCAGATAACTGAAGGTGCATATAATCTAGGTAAGGATATAGCTAGTATAATTAGTATTGAAGCTGATGTAAGTCTAAATGAAGTTGTAAAATTTTTACAAACTCAGGGTGATGTAAGCTCAATTTCAAATCCTAAAGTTTTAACGCTTAATAATCAGCCGGCTCTTATTACAGCTGGTACTGAGTACTTTTATAAAGTAAAATCATCGACTAACCAACAAGGTTCTGGTGGTGGAGTTGCTGCAACAACGCAAGAAGAGTCTGTGGAATCCGTATTTGCCGGTGTATTATTAAATATTACTCCTGAAATCTCAGACGATGACACAATTACATTAAAAATAAATCCTTCATTATCTGAGACTAGGTCTGATCTTAGTCAAAGCACTTCTGTAGATAGGGTTATGCCACCGGATTTAAATAGACGTCAATTATCATCCGTTGTAACTGTTAAAAGTGGAAACAGAATTATTTTAGGCGGTTTAATAAACACTAGAAATAACCAAGATTCAAACAAAGTTCCTATATTAGGTGATATCCCTGGTTTATCTTATCTATTTAGATATGAATCTAGTTCTAAACAAGTGGAAGAGCTTGTAATTGTTATCGAAACTCATATTATTGAAAAATCAAACAATGATCTATCTCTTGCAGACCTTGGATATCAAGGTATTACAAACGAACTTGTTAATGATAGTAGAAAATCAATAACTAAAGAGATTGATTCTTTAGAAAAAGAAGAAAATGAAATCTAG
- a CDS encoding CDC27 family protein — protein MHNIHELEQRWLKYKIKFFLPYFITVFFLIILAITLYFIFDSKKENNILTKQEIKKEEPLLTVKKEITETIKEVPVQNIQVKLQEPTLITEPTKIEEKTTSNKNIILTPSLDFMKKLRTDSFNSYNDQVDREYQQSSQKIYKNKEDLIEEDNLEIEQNTEKPKISITRQEDHNDIKDVIKRFKKNNNPTLSLFVAKKYYKLGEYQKAYNYALITNEINNEIEDSWIIFAKSLVKLNKRDKAIQTLTKYVNHSGSGNAKVLLDDIKAGKFK, from the coding sequence ATGCATAATATTCATGAACTAGAACAAAGATGGTTAAAGTATAAAATTAAGTTTTTTCTACCTTATTTTATAACTGTATTTTTCTTAATAATTTTAGCAATTACTTTATATTTTATATTTGATTCTAAAAAAGAAAACAATATTTTAACTAAACAGGAAATCAAAAAAGAGGAACCATTACTAACAGTTAAAAAAGAGATTACAGAAACAATAAAAGAAGTACCAGTACAAAATATTCAAGTTAAACTACAAGAACCTACTCTGATAACAGAACCTACTAAAATTGAAGAAAAAACAACTTCTAATAAAAATATAATTCTAACACCATCTCTGGATTTTATGAAAAAGCTTAGAACAGATTCCTTTAATTCATATAACGATCAAGTTGATAGGGAATATCAACAAAGTTCACAGAAAATATATAAAAACAAAGAAGACCTGATTGAAGAAGACAATCTAGAAATTGAACAAAATACAGAAAAACCAAAAATCAGCATTACAAGACAAGAAGATCATAATGATATAAAAGATGTTATTAAAAGGTTCAAAAAAAACAACAACCCTACACTTAGTTTATTTGTAGCTAAGAAATATTATAAACTTGGTGAGTATCAAAAAGCTTATAATTATGCATTAATTACGAATGAAATAAACAATGAAATAGAAGATAGTTGGATAATATTTGCGAAATCTTTAGTAAAATTAAACAAAAGAGACAAAGCTATACAAACATTAACAAAGTATGTAAACCATTCTGGTTCAGGTAATGCAAAAGTATTACTAGATGATATAAAAGCGGGAAAATTTAAATGA
- a CDS encoding YebC/PmpR family DNA-binding transcriptional regulator gives MGRAFEYRKASKLKRWGAMSKLFPKLGKVITMAAKEGGGDPDLNPKLRTAILNAKAENMPKDNIEAAIKRATEKNVADMAEVTFEGKAPHGVLLFIECATDNNTRTVANVKSILNKNNGEMLTNGSLEFMFDRKALFEFDLKEDMDPEELELELIDAGLEEIEVEDGEVLVTADYTSFGTLNEALEGMGVEIKKATLERMANSPVSITEEQQADVDKILERLEDDEDVQKVFTNIA, from the coding sequence ATGGGTAGAGCGTTTGAATATAGAAAAGCATCAAAATTAAAAAGATGGGGAGCAATGTCTAAGTTGTTTCCAAAACTTGGAAAAGTTATTACTATGGCAGCAAAAGAAGGAGGAGGGGACCCTGATCTAAACCCTAAACTTCGTACGGCTATATTAAATGCAAAAGCTGAAAATATGCCAAAAGATAATATTGAAGCTGCTATTAAAAGAGCTACTGAGAAAAATGTTGCAGACATGGCAGAAGTTACTTTTGAAGGTAAAGCTCCTCATGGTGTACTTCTTTTTATAGAATGTGCTACAGATAACAACACACGTACAGTTGCAAACGTAAAAAGTATTTTAAATAAAAATAATGGCGAAATGCTGACAAACGGATCGTTAGAGTTTATGTTTGACAGAAAAGCACTTTTTGAATTTGACTTAAAAGAGGATATGGATCCTGAAGAGTTAGAGTTAGAATTAATAGATGCAGGTCTTGAAGAGATTGAAGTAGAAGACGGTGAGGTTTTAGTTACAGCTGATTACACAAGTTTTGGAACTCTAAATGAAGCCCTAGAAGGTATGGGTGTAGAGATCAAAAAAGCTACATTAGAGCGTATGGCTAATTCACCAGTATCTATTACTGAAGAGCAGCAAGCCGATGTAGATAAAATTTTAGAGCGTCTTGAAGATGATGAAGATGTTCAAAAGGTATTTACAAATATAGCTTAG
- a CDS encoding GspE/PulE family protein — protein sequence MDRITKDLLESGLIMKGQVDRLKAKGVTSTLILKHITQSGFMTMDRLVRYIVDKIRKGVYDLSIISDYDYIREDVVLKKLSEGLGLEFIDLDNIDVDHDLTNKIPLHQLQKYHALPLYQDDLNVYIAINDPLDIEAKESLQRLFPRKPIKLKVAVNKQIQNNLFKVELKDKEKVLVKKVRDELNSISSIEEQQEASSILLLIDVILNACIKGRASDIHIEPSERNCSVRGRIDGKLSEIFIFPKDIFAPLTSRLKLLANLDIAEKRKPQDGRFSTEVGKLEYDFRISTLPTLYGESIVMRVLDKQKALVKLEEAGMDSESYHKLLKGLAAPYGIILVTGPTGSGKTTTLYGALNELKDPADKVITVEDPVEYRMNLIQQVQVNAKVGLGFADALRSILRQDPDKIMIGEIRDQETLEIAIKAALTGHLVISTLHTNDSISAIPRMADMGIQHYLISGALVAIQAQRLVRKICPNCKVEEEISASTLEELHEFIPEGSKFYTGAGCKECNETGYSGREMICEVLNISEELSSLIAKGASKDDMTRQAEEDGFISIFENGIQKALSGITSLGEILRVAK from the coding sequence ATGGATAGGATAACTAAAGATTTACTAGAAAGTGGTCTTATAATGAAAGGCCAAGTTGACAGACTTAAGGCCAAAGGTGTTACTTCAACTCTAATTTTAAAACATATTACACAGTCTGGTTTTATGACTATGGATAGGCTTGTGCGCTATATAGTAGATAAAATTAGAAAAGGTGTGTATGACCTTTCTATAATTTCAGATTATGATTATATTCGTGAAGATGTAGTGTTAAAAAAACTATCAGAGGGATTAGGTTTAGAGTTTATAGATCTGGATAATATAGATGTTGATCACGATTTAACAAATAAAATACCACTTCATCAGTTGCAAAAATATCATGCACTACCATTGTATCAAGATGATCTAAATGTATATATAGCTATTAATGATCCATTAGATATTGAAGCCAAAGAATCACTTCAAAGACTATTTCCAAGAAAGCCTATTAAATTAAAAGTTGCAGTTAACAAACAGATACAAAACAACTTATTTAAAGTTGAGTTAAAAGATAAAGAAAAAGTACTTGTTAAAAAAGTAAGAGATGAATTAAACTCTATAAGTTCTATTGAAGAACAACAAGAAGCTTCATCTATCTTACTTTTAATTGACGTAATTTTAAATGCATGTATTAAAGGTCGTGCAAGTGATATTCATATTGAACCTAGTGAGAGAAACTGTTCGGTACGCGGTCGTATAGATGGTAAACTGTCTGAAATATTTATTTTTCCAAAAGATATTTTTGCACCGCTCACTTCTCGTTTAAAACTACTGGCAAACCTAGATATAGCAGAGAAAAGAAAACCACAAGATGGTCGTTTTTCTACTGAAGTAGGAAAACTAGAATACGATTTTCGTATCTCAACCCTACCTACACTTTACGGTGAATCTATTGTTATGCGTGTACTTGATAAACAAAAAGCCCTTGTAAAGCTTGAAGAAGCTGGTATGGATAGTGAAAGCTATCACAAACTTCTTAAAGGCCTGGCTGCACCGTATGGTATTATATTGGTAACTGGTCCAACGGGAAGTGGTAAGACAACAACTCTTTACGGTGCACTTAATGAACTAAAAGATCCTGCCGATAAAGTAATTACGGTTGAGGATCCTGTTGAGTATAGAATGAACTTAATTCAGCAAGTTCAGGTAAATGCTAAAGTTGGTTTAGGATTTGCCGATGCTCTTCGTTCAATACTTCGTCAAGATCCTGATAAAATTATGATTGGTGAGATTCGCGATCAGGAAACGTTAGAAATTGCAATCAAAGCGGCCCTTACTGGTCACTTAGTAATCTCAACACTCCACACTAATGATTCAATTTCGGCAATTCCTCGTATGGCAGATATGGGTATACAACACTATTTAATATCTGGTGCATTGGTTGCTATTCAGGCACAAAGACTTGTTAGAAAAATATGTCCAAACTGTAAAGTGGAAGAGGAAATATCTGCTTCAACACTTGAAGAATTACACGAATTTATTCCTGAAGGATCTAAATTTTATACAGGTGCCGGATGTAAGGAGTGTAATGAAACGGGATATTCTGGTAGAGAGATGATTTGTGAAGTATTAAATATTAGTGAGGAGTTATCTTCTCTAATTGCAAAAGGTGCTTCAAAAGACGACATGACAAGACAAGCTGAAGAAGATGGTTTTATTAGTATATTTGAAAACGGTATACAAAAAGCATTATCAGGTATAACAAGTCTTGGAGAAATATTAAGGGTGGCAAAATAA
- a CDS encoding AAA family ATPase: MKSSIYSNSKDVFLDTVNPKDYVQLDRVSTIYQSLKNSVKKPLKMILLYGKPGTGKSMFLSKLYQDLSKTQEIHFYQTPIVDESEFYRVLAHDLYGFNEEKELNFTQMMKIIQTKESEEVPLILLDEAQLYSDPLMEKIRLLSDTRKVKFVIALHKTQTEDLIAKEHFQTRIWESIELKNASLAEIKIYIQKKLMKANCFDTANMFHNNSVKLIYNLTNGNYRDTNKLLYSVFEIYDHYYNNNMSKISMDKVSNKIIEMSAIHTGLIDA, translated from the coding sequence ATGAAATCTAGCATTTACAGTAACTCTAAAGATGTTTTTCTTGATACTGTAAATCCTAAGGATTACGTTCAACTAGATCGCGTATCTACGATTTATCAGTCACTAAAAAACTCCGTTAAAAAGCCTCTTAAGATGATCTTATTATACGGAAAACCGGGGACTGGTAAAAGTATGTTTCTATCAAAACTTTACCAAGACCTCTCAAAAACTCAAGAGATCCATTTTTATCAAACACCAATCGTAGATGAGAGTGAATTTTATAGAGTTTTAGCTCATGATCTGTATGGTTTTAATGAAGAAAAAGAGTTAAACTTCACACAGATGATGAAAATAATTCAAACAAAAGAATCAGAGGAAGTTCCACTAATTCTACTTGATGAAGCACAACTTTACTCAGACCCTTTGATGGAAAAAATCAGGCTGTTATCAGACACTAGAAAAGTAAAGTTTGTAATAGCGCTACATAAAACTCAAACAGAAGATCTTATAGCAAAAGAACATTTTCAAACTAGAATATGGGAATCAATAGAGCTAAAAAATGCTTCTTTAGCTGAGATAAAAATATATATTCAAAAAAAACTAATGAAAGCAAACTGCTTTGATACGGCGAATATGTTTCATAATAATTCCGTTAAACTAATCTACAACCTAACTAATGGTAACTATAGAGATACAAACAAATTACTTTATAGTGTGTTTGAAATATATGATCATTACTATAATAATAATATGTCAAAAATAAGCATGGATAAGGTATCCAATAAAATTATAGAGATGTCTGCAATACATACAGGACTTATTGATGCATAA
- a CDS encoding YigZ family protein — protein sequence MQYINKIYTNTLEVKQSKFITYLTPYAEFEKTLASLKQQHPKARHFVTASRYLNEYNQIVESSSDDGEPKGTSGKPSLMVLQGADIVNIGVIVVRYFGGTKLGTGGLVRAYSDAVNLVLDEAEKLEYKDEILKEITLSYANIGKIEHLCSEYDIKIIDKEFEKDAKFRIKSTKKNLDDFFNKADRLIIN from the coding sequence ATGCAATATATAAACAAAATATATACAAACACTTTAGAAGTTAAACAATCTAAGTTTATAACTTACCTTACTCCATATGCAGAGTTTGAAAAAACTCTTGCATCGCTTAAACAGCAACATCCAAAAGCAAGACATTTTGTAACTGCATCAAGGTATCTAAATGAATACAATCAAATAGTAGAGTCTTCTAGTGATGACGGTGAACCAAAAGGAACATCAGGAAAACCATCTTTAATGGTGCTTCAAGGTGCTGATATAGTGAATATAGGTGTTATCGTTGTAAGATATTTTGGAGGAACAAAACTTGGAACAGGTGGTTTAGTTCGAGCTTACAGTGATGCCGTAAATTTAGTACTTGATGAAGCGGAAAAACTTGAGTATAAAGATGAAATACTTAAAGAGATCACTTTAAGCTATGCTAATATAGGAAAAATTGAACATTTATGTTCTGAATACGATATAAAAATAATTGATAAAGAATTTGAGAAAGATGCAAAATTTAGAATAAAATCAACTAAGAAAAACTTAGATGATTTTTTTAATAAAGCAGATAGACTAATAATTAATTAA
- a CDS encoding type II secretion system F family protein, translating into MEFFQATVLTQGKKKTHGFYAKDRKDASDIAKIKYSGLLIKVEEATEPIDLKFKRIKTELLQNVKKRKVKPDALIAAIRQMAVMTNAGISIHDSITEVAASTPDENLQYVLDKLADDINAGNALSKAMENFRFELGNLTIAMVKLGEKTGNLDDALNSLAEMLEEIRSNVVKFKKAMAYPRNVMIAMAIAFTVLISYVVPQFKDIFESLNAELPMPTQILLTLEYVFNNYGPYVLAILAISFFTLNYLINNYKHIRFGWHKLLLRTYLIKNIIKYATLNRFTLVFSELVRAGIPIAEALDTAIDMIDNLPLKTKLAQVRISVEKGAMLNDGLRETELFESMITQMVKAGEDGGALDKMMEKVADYYKMRFDAIIDNLSSAIEPIMLLLIAGMVILLALGIFLPMWDMGNAVQGRH; encoded by the coding sequence ATGGAATTCTTTCAAGCTACGGTACTTACACAAGGTAAAAAGAAAACTCATGGTTTTTATGCAAAAGACAGAAAAGATGCTTCCGATATAGCTAAAATTAAATACTCAGGCCTTTTAATAAAAGTTGAAGAAGCTACAGAACCAATTGATCTTAAATTTAAAAGAATTAAGACAGAACTTCTTCAAAATGTTAAAAAGCGTAAAGTTAAACCAGATGCACTTATTGCAGCAATTAGACAGATGGCAGTTATGACAAATGCCGGTATATCTATTCACGATTCTATTACAGAAGTTGCTGCTTCAACGCCTGATGAAAATCTTCAATATGTTCTTGATAAACTTGCAGATGATATAAATGCAGGTAATGCTCTTTCAAAAGCAATGGAGAATTTTAGATTTGAGCTTGGTAATCTTACAATTGCCATGGTAAAACTTGGAGAGAAAACTGGTAACCTTGATGACGCACTAAATTCATTAGCAGAGATGTTAGAAGAGATTAGATCAAATGTTGTTAAATTTAAAAAAGCAATGGCATACCCAAGAAACGTTATGATAGCCATGGCTATTGCTTTTACAGTTTTAATATCTTATGTTGTACCACAATTTAAAGATATTTTTGAAAGTTTAAATGCAGAATTACCAATGCCTACTCAAATATTATTAACACTTGAGTATGTTTTTAATAATTACGGTCCATATGTATTAGCTATCTTAGCTATATCTTTTTTTACACTAAACTATCTAATAAATAACTATAAACACATACGATTTGGTTGGCATAAACTACTTCTAAGAACTTATCTAATAAAAAATATTATCAAATATGCTACACTTAATAGGTTTACACTAGTATTTTCAGAACTTGTTCGTGCGGGTATTCCTATCGCTGAAGCCTTAGATACAGCAATAGATATGATTGACAACCTACCTTTAAAAACAAAGCTAGCACAGGTTAGGATATCTGTTGAAAAAGGTGCTATGCTTAATGATGGTCTGCGTGAAACAGAACTTTTTGAAAGTATGATTACTCAAATGGTTAAAGCAGGTGAAGATGGTGGTGCTCTTGATAAGATGATGGAGAAAGTTGCAGATTATTATAAGATGCGTTTCGATGCTATTATTGACAACTTATCATCTGCAATTGAGCCTATTATGCTTTTATTAATAGCTGGTATGGTTATTCTCTTAGCACTTGGTATATTCTTACCTATGTGGGATATGGGTAATGCTGTTCAAGGTAGACATTAA